One region of Phoenix dactylifera cultivar Barhee BC4 unplaced genomic scaffold, palm_55x_up_171113_PBpolish2nd_filt_p 001182F, whole genome shotgun sequence genomic DNA includes:
- the LOC120108119 gene encoding receptor-like protein EIX2 gives MDWREPLIIKSFLRLRSNMLDGNIPKQLSLLSSLQVLDLADNKLSGTLPPSFGNFRAMIMIPHGGKPILSKNMASYYTENIQITTKGSELTFTSVLSFVASLDLSDNNISGEIPEEFTNLHGLHSLNLSGNHLTGRIPINIGAMGQLESLDLSLNHLSSTIPTSIADLNFLGHLNLSHNNLSGRIPSGNQLQTLNDPSIYIGNHYLCGQPLLEKCPSDEPVEGPAEEKQNENGSEIIWLYVGLSPGFVVGFWGFLGIVMLKKSTRYAYIRFIDRICDWIYMDVIINSARPKSKRNRGRRGCR, from the coding sequence ATGGATTGGAGGGAGCCTCTTATCATTAAGAGTTTTCTCCGTCTGCGATCAAATATGTTGGATGGTAATATTCCTAAGCAGTTGtccctcctttcttctcttcaAGTGTTGGATCTTGCTGACAACAAGCTTTCTGGAACTTTGCCACCATCATTTGGTAATTTCAGAGCCATGATTATGATACCACATGGGGGCAAACCTATTCTTTCTAAAAATATGGCCTCCTATTATACTGAGAATATCCAGATAACCACGAAAGGTTCAGAACTCACATTCACTAGTGTGCTCTCATTTGTGGCAAGTTTAGACCTCTCAGACAACAATATTTCTGGAGAGATTCCTGAGGAGTTTACAAACCTTCATGGGCTTCATTCCTTAAACTTATCGGGGAATCATTTGACAGGAAGAATTCCGATCAATATTGGTGCCATGGGGCAGTTGGAGTCACTTGATCTATCGCTGAACCACCTATCAAGCACAATTCCTACAAGCATCGcagatttgaattttttggGGCACCTGAACTTGTCCCACAACAATCTATCAGGAAGGATTCCATCTGGCAACCAACTCCAAACCTTGAATGATCCATCTATCTACATTGGCAATCATTATCTTTGTGGACAGCCTCTGCTAGAAAAATGCCCCAGCGATGAACCTGTAGAAGGTCCAgcagaagaaaaacagaatgaaAATGGTTCAGAAATCATATGGCTTTATGTTGGCTTAAGTCCGGGATTTGTGGTTGGCTTCTGGGGATTTCTTGGCATAGTGATGCTCAAAAAGAGCACAAGGTATGCTTATATCCGATTCATTGACAGGATATGTGATTGGATTTATATGGATGTAATAATAAATTCTGCTAGGCCAAAGTCCAAGAGAAATCGAGGACGCAGAGGATGCAGGTAA